Proteins from a genomic interval of Zonotrichia leucophrys gambelii isolate GWCS_2022_RI chromosome 5, RI_Zleu_2.0, whole genome shotgun sequence:
- the TP53I11 gene encoding tumor protein p53-inducible protein 11, which produces MAAKQPPPLMKKHSQTDLVSRLKTRKILGVGGEDDDGEVHRSKISQVLGNEIKFAVREPLGLRVWQLVSAVMFSGVAVMALAFPDQLFDAIFEEESVSSKTPIRLYGGALLSIALIMWNALYTAEKAIIRWSLLAEACYFAVQFLVTTVSLVESSRIATGAVLLLVSRALFILISIYYYYQVGRRPKKV; this is translated from the exons atGGCGGCGAAGCAGCCCCCGCCGCTGATGAAGAAGCACAGCCAGACCGACCTGGTGAGCAGGCTGAAGACACGCAAAATCCTGGGCGTCGGCGGGGAGGATGATGACGGCGAGGTCCATCGCTCAAAG ATTAGCCAAGTACTGGGAAATGAAATCAAGTTTGCAGTCCGGGAACCACTGGGACTCAG GGTCTGGCAGCTTGTTTCCGCCGTCATGTTTTCCGGGGTTGCTGTCATG GCCCTCGCTTTCCCTGACCAGCTCTTCGATGCCATCTTTGAGGAGGAATCGGTGAGCAGCAAGACTCCCATCCGGCTCTATGGAGGAGCCCTCCTCA GCATCGCGCTCATCATGTGGAACGCCCTGTACACCGCCGAGAAGGCCATCATCCGCTGGAGCCTGCTGGCCGAGGCCTGCTACTTCGCCGTGCAGTTCCTCG TTACCACTGTCTCCCTGGTTGAGAGTAGCCGGATAGCCACAGGTGCCGTGCTCCTCCTGGTCAGCCGAGCCCTCTTCATCCTCATcagcatttattattattaccaaGTTGGACGTCGTCCCAAGAAAGTCTAG
- the TSPAN18 gene encoding tetraspanin-18 — translation MEGDCLSCMKYLMFLFNFFIFLGGACLLGLGIWVIVDPTGFREIVAANPLLFTGAYIMLAMGAMLFLLGFLGCCGAIRENKCLLLFFFMFILLIFLAELSAAILAFIFRENLTREFFTKELKKHYQRNNDTDVFSSTWNSVMITFACCGVNGPEDFEDIRHLPYSSLEKSTPEACCQRELQSREGMFVNKEACLEGIERFQNRQGCYTVILNSFETYVYLAGALAIGVLAIELFAMIFAMCLFRGIQ, via the exons ATGGAGGGAGACTGTCTGAGCTGCATGAAATATCTGAtgtttcttttcaatttctttatATTT CTGGGAGGAGCATGCCTGCTGGGACTCGGAATCTGGGTCATTGTGGATCCCACAGGTTTTCGAGAGATAGTGGCAGCCAACCCCCTGCTCTTCACGGGAGCGTACATCATGCTGGCCATGGGAGCCATGCTCTTCCTGCTGGGcttcctgggctgctgtggtgCCATCCGTGAGAACAAATGCCTCCTGCTCTTT TTCTTCATGTTTATTTTGCTAATCTTCCTGGCGGAGCTTTCAGCTGCAATCCTGGCTTTTATATTCAGAGAAAAT CTGACCAGAGAGTTCTTCACCAAGGAGCTGAAGAAGCACTACCAGAGGAACAATGACACGGATGTCTTCTCTTCCACCTGGAACTCTGTTATGATCACA TTTGCCTGCTGTGGGGTGAACGGACCAGAAGATTTTGAAGATATTCGTCACCTGCCATATTCTTCTTTGGAAAAGTCAACACCAGAGGCTTGCTGCCAGCGAGAGCTCCAGAGCCGGGAGGGGATGTTTGTCAACAAGGAAGCTTGTCTAGAAGGCATTGAGAGGTTTCAGAACCGGCAG GGCTGCTACACCGTGATCCTGAACTCCTTCGAGACATACGTGTACCTGGCAGGAGCTCTTGCCATCGGAGTGCTGGCTATTGAG CTGTTTGCCATGATCTTTGCTATGTGTCTCTTTCGAGGGATCCAGTAA